The nucleotide window TGGCACTATTCGTTTGCGAGGCGACCGCCGATATTCGTGTTGACGTTCGACGCGGGATTGTTGACGTTCAGGCAGAAGAGCCCGTCGTTCGCGCCGTTGTCCCAATTGCCGCCGTTATAAGCCCTTGCCCGTTCAAAAACCGGGGTGGTGCTCTACGACATGGCGGCTCCTTCGTGCTTGATCCACGCGCCGACCATGCGGCCAATTTCGTTCGTGTGTTTCATCCAGACTTCCAGGCGATGCGTGTTGATGTATTCGAGGCGATGGGCCTTGCGGATGAAGTGCCGGAACACCTCGATTTCCACGTCCAAGTCGAAAAGCGACGAAGCCTTCTGTCGGCGCTTCCACGCCACGACGGCCAGGCGGCATACCTTATTCATGGCCGCCCGCATTTCCGCGCAAAGCAAGTGCCTTTCCAGCTTCGGGAACTGATGCAGCACGGTATGCGTGTAGGCATCGAGCTCTTCCAACTTGGTGATGAGCTTCAGGTATGCGTCGTTTTTCAAGTCAGCCTTTCCCCTTCATCCTCTTCGATGTTTTTCTGGCAGTGCTGGGCGTCGAAGGCGTCGAGCAGTTTGCACAGGATGCACCCCCACCGCTTTCCAGAGCGAGCGGCCTTCCCGGCCCGGCTGCTGATGGTTTCATCCTCGCTGCCGGCAAGCGCGGCGTTCAAGGTCTGGTCGTTGGAGACGGCCACCCGGAAAGCGCGATCACTTCCACCGATAGCCGACACCAGCGCCAGCATGTTGCCCGCCAGCGTCATCAGCATGGAGCCCAGCAGCAGGGCGATTCGGGCGCAATACTGCTTCACCTTGCGCCCGCCCGTTACCAGGAAATGGCGGACAGGTCTTCCAGGGACGCGGTGGCGCCGATGGCATCTTCGGCGGCCTGACGCCGACCAATGAGCACGCCGGAGGCCGCCGCGTAGGCGTTCATCTTGTCGAGCACGCGCGAGGCGAGCTCCGCGACCGGCAGGCCGCGCGCCGTGGCGATGGCGGTCAGCAGCGGAGCGTCCGCGCCGGCGTCGGCGGCCAGCGCCGTGGCTTCCTTGACCTGCTGGGGCCAGGACTGCACTTCGCTGTCAGGGTAGTCGGCAGCCAGCGCGGCCACCGCCTTCTGGCACTCGGCGTTGATTTCGGTCAGCTTGGCCGCCTTCGCCGCGTTCAGGATGGCCGCGTCGCTGGCTTCGAGGATGTCCTCGCCCAGCAGTTCGACCAGATCCTGACTGCACGCCGGCACGTCTTCCGGCTGGCCGGGAACCGTGACCGAAATGAACAGGCGACCGGGGCGGTACGCCTCGGGGACGAGGTACGCTTTGACCTTGGCGGCGGTTGCCACCTCGGGCAGCGGCACGGTCATGGTGGAGCCTTCGACTTCCACCACCAGATTCCCGTTTTCGATTTGCATTTACTGCTCCTTTCTTGAGAGGGGCGGCGCGCTTGGCGCGCTCGCCCAACTGCTACATGACACAGGTCACATGACCCATTACACCTTTGCGAGGCGACCGCCGAGACCCGTGCTGCCGCTCGACGCGGGACTGCCGACGCTCAGGCAGAAGAGCCCGTCGCCCGCGCCGCCGTCCCAATTGCCGCCGTGATAGGCGACGCAGTTCGCAGCCGACCAGAAGGCGTCCGCATACGTGCCGTTCGAGGCCGAAGCGTCGATGGTGGCGGGCAGGAACACTTGCGACAGGTCGTAGTTCGCGCCGGCATCCACGGACATCGTGACCGGGTAGGAGGCCGAAGCCGACGGCGCCACCTGGTTCGTGGTGATGTAGGTCTTGTTGCCCTGTTTGTCCCAGATTTTGTATTTCAGGCTGGCGTCGGTTTGCAGTCCATCGACCATCTGCCAGACGTTCGACCAGAGGCCGATAATGCCGCGCCACGAGGCTTGCGAGGTGGGCGACGCATCGACGTTGGTAGCGCCGGAACTGTTCGAGTTGCCTTGGCCGACCAAGGTCTGGGCGTCAGGGTTGCCCAGTTCGATGAGGGCCAGCATCTGGATGGCGGAGAGTTGGTAGATGTTCCACAGCGAGAAGCCCGTAACGCCCCCGGTGTTGCGCGCGTTCGCGCGGGCCTGCATCGTCGGGAAGTCGATGGAAACCAGCGGCCCGACGGCAGCCACGGACGCCAGCTTGTTGCCGGAGGCGTTCGAGCCCTGATACTTGCCGACCCAATACTGGGCCAGGTCAGCGCCGGCGTTCTTGAAAGCCGGGTGAATCTCGAAGCCGGTTTCCTTCTTGTCCGAAACCCAGATGGCCTTCTTTCCGACGTAGGCGCCGGACGCCACGATGCCGGTCTTGATGTAGAAGGCGGGCACCTTCACCATCGCCTGGCTGTCCAGGGTCTGATCGACGATACCGGCATAGGTCGGGTGGGCGTTGAAGAAGGCGGCATCGGTGGCCTTGGCGTTGCCGTCCTCGTCGATGCGTGCCCACGAACCGGAAGTCGCGCCAGTCGAAACCAGAGCGATACCGATCACCGTGCCGAAAATCTTTTTCGTAGTGAACTTCGTCTCCACCGACCATTCCGACCAGCCGATGGTTGCGCCCTTGTGGCGGACGCGCCAGAAGTATTGCGTGTTCGAGGACTTCAGCAGGCCGGCAGGAACGGCCAGCGAGGTCAGATGCGTGGCGTCCTCGCCGCTGTCGTAGGTGGAGGCGTCGTAGGACGCGCTGGCCTCGCGGATTTGCCATTGGGCCGCCGCTTGGGTGTCCGCACCCGCATAGACCGCGAAGGCGCTGGACGACAGCGTGGGCGTGTCGGCGACGTTGGTCAGGTTGTTGGCCGGGCCAACGTTCGACGGGGCCTGCACATACACGAACGACGCGGCGGTGGAGAACGAAACCGGGTCAGACCACGGCGACCACGCGCCTTCGGCGTCGCGCGCGCGGCCACGGGCGAAGTAGTCATGGCTGGTTTGCAGGCGCAGGCCGATTTCCTGCCAGGACAGGCCGCCCACCTGCGTGCCGCTGTCGATGATGACCTCGGCGAAGTCGGCGGTGGCGGAGACTTGGAATTGCACGGCGCCCACGGGCGTATCGGTGGGCGAAACGTAGCCGGTCAGGCCCAGCGTCGGGCGGTCGGTCAGGTTTTCAGCGCCATCGACGGGGTTGGACATGGCAGGCTTGAGCGGAGGCGTGTGCGTGCCGCGCAGGCCCGTGGTGGAGCCCAGGCCAATGATGTGCTGGATCTCGGTATTGCCAGCGCCGCCCACGACGGTCACGCGCAGCGCGGTGTCGCCATTGACGAGCAATTCGTACTCGCAGTCGATGTAGCCCGCCGGCACTTTGCCGCCTTCGCGCGTCCATGCCAGCGGCGCGGACACCCAGTCGCCATCGATCAGAAAATCGACGTTCACAACGGATGCGGTGGGCGTGCGGCGGATTACGACGGCGCGCTTGACGCCATCGAAGCCCAGATTGATGGGCTTGGAGAAGTAGGCCGCGCCCGGCTTGGCCTGCGCGGTGCCGTTAGCGACGGCAAACGAGGTGCGCGCGAGGAACGCGCCGGCGCCGCCGTAGGCGTTTGCCAGCGGGTCAGAAATGCGGATGCGGGTGCCGTTCAGCACAGCATTGACATGAACCTGCTCGGCGTGCGTCGCGTTGTAGATGACATAGTTCTGGCCGGGCGTGAAGAAGCTGCTGTCGGTCACGTCGATGGAATCGTCGCCGGCGACGGCAGAGGTCACGGCGATGGGCTGCGTGTCGGTCAGCGTGTATTCGCCGGCCCACATTTCAAGGCTGATGTTGTTGCCCGAATAGTCCCAGTCCAGGCGCACCGCACGCGCCAGCATGGGCGCGGTCATGCCCTGCAAGTCGCCGATGTCGCCGCCCAGGTCTGCGACGGCCTGCGCCACCTGGTTCATCTTTTCGGCGAAGGTGGGCGCATCGCCCTTGGCGGCGTTCAGCTCGTCTTCGACGCTCACCTGGCGCTCGTCGAGGGCGGAGAAGTTCTCGTCGATTTCCTGGTAGCGCGTGTTCCACAGCGAGGGGACGGCATCCGGCTCGTTGTTCGGAATCGGCGTGATGTTTTGGTTGGGCAGGGACATGGGGGGAGCTCCTTTCAGAATCGCATCTTCAGATTGACGCCATAGGTTTCCCCGTTCTCCAGGTACTTCGGCGCAAAGGTTTTCCAGCAAACAAGGTTGCCGTCGGTGTCGAGCAAGGCCGCCTCGGAGAGAGCGCCGGCATTGAGGTCGTCGGATTCGACGACGCCCTTCCCGGTGGCGGAATACAGGTCTTCTTGAACCAAGGCCGTGACGGGCTTGCGCTTGACCTCGTGGTAGAGGCCGGCGGCGCCGCTGTCGGCGGGCTTGGCGGTGTTGTCGGGGTTGTGGCCACCGTCGCCGTAGGCGATGAATGCGATGGGCTTGAGTACGCCAGTGCCGGCCATGTGGGCGGCGACGCGGCGGCGGTAGCTATCGGCGACTACGGCTTCGGGCACGGTCACGCTCCTTCGATCTTGTAGAACTCAAATTCCGCGTTCCTGGGGCCGCCCAGCTTCCATGCGCCGGAGAGCGTCAGGCGCGCGGGAGAGGTCGGCAGCAGGACGGGCTGCTGGTAGTTGCGGATTTTGAATTGACCGAAGCGCGGGTATTCGGTCATTTTCCGAGTGGTGAGCCGGTGCGAGCCGTCGAGGAGGAATGCGCCGATGTGCAGGCCGCTACCCACCGTCCAGCCGCCATCGAGGCGGCGCGTGTGGTGGTAGAGCTTCGTGGGTGGCGGCGGGGTGACGTACTCGAACTCTTCCAGCGGTAGGGTTTCGACGCGCCAGGCCGGGGCCTCGGCGGTGATGGTCACGCGCTGCGCGCCAGTGACGCGGCAGTTGTGCAGGTGCCAGTTCGACTTCTGGCCGTACTTGTGGCCCAGCTTGAAGGTGCCGAACGGCTGCGGCAGGCGCGGGAGCTCGCCGTCGATGCCCAGCTTCCAGCGCCCGGATGGTTCATCGGTGATGACGCGCCCGCACCACGGGTAGCGCGCCAGCATGTCCTTCCGCATCCAGAACTTGTAGGACGCGAGGATGGTCAGCAGGAACGATTCGTTCAGCCAGAAGCGGAATACCGGAACGAGGCGCGCCGGAATCACGTCCTTGATAATCTGGATGAGCTTGGCGACGGACTGGGTATCCACGTCGAAGCCCAGCGAGATCATGATGCGGCTGGTCAGGAACATGCCGCTCGTATCCACCACCCTGTCCTTGCGGCTTTCGTCAGCATCCTCGATGCGCCGGCCCAGGCCCCAGGTGCCGTCCAGCTTCAGGCCCGGCTCGCCGACCTGGTGCAGCCACCACGCGAAGCTCGGCTTCGAGGTGTAGAGCGCGGTGGGATACGGATAGTCCTTGTCCTGCCAAAGCTGCTCAATCTCGCACTGGTTCGGGAAGAGCATTTGCAGGTAGGTCTTCAGGAAGTGCAGGCCGCGCCCCTGCACGTCGCCCGACTTCCATGCCCGATACAGGTAGCGCGTGGCCGCCTCTTCGCGGTCGCCTTGCAGCAGCACCAGGCCGTCGGTGTTGACGGCCTTGCGCACCAAGTCGAACGAACCCAGGTGCGCAGCGCCCGACACATTCACGTCGAAGACATCCGGGGCCAGCATGTCGTTGAAGAGGTCGAGGAAGAGCCGCTTCAGGTCATCTTCGACATCGTTTTCGGCATAGCTGTTTTCCAGCGGCAGCAGGCGCGGGAGCTGGGCATTCGAGAAGTCAAAGGACATGGCGATCACCCGCCCCAGGTGGGCGTGACGATGTTTGCCGTTTCGACGGTCACGGCCAGGCTGTCGGCGGACACGTAGCGCCACATTTCAGGGCGTGCGGCCAGAGACGGCGGTTCCACGATGTTCACGGTCAGGTCGGAATCGCCGCTTGCCAGCGCCGCCACCTTCTGGCGCAGCAGTTCATACACGCGCTTGTAGAGCGGGCGATTGCGCCCACGGCGCGACGCGGCGGCGGCCTGGCCGAACTCGCCCAGCGCGGCCTCGATGATTTTCTGGCGCACGTCGGAAGCAACGTAGGACGTGCTCACGCGCGCGCTCACGGACATGGCGATCTTCGAGCGCACCGGCGTGAAGAAATAGACCCGGTAGCTGTTGTCGGCGGCCAGAATCGCGGCGCGAATGGTGCGCTGCGTCTCGGTCAGGTCATCCTCGGCGATTTTCACCGGCGCCACGGGCACAGCGGGATCCGATTCTTCGAGCACGGCTTCGCCGCCCTCTTCGGACAGGCAGGCCACGAACAGGGCGTTGATGTTGTCGAGGCTCGCGCCGCGCGCCTGCTCTTCCTCGGTTTCGTTCCAGATCGAGAGGAATTGCAGGTTCGGGAACTTCTTGCGTACCAGAAACCCGAACTCGCCCAGGAACACCGCGTTGTCGTCATAGACCGACGGGTAGCGCGCGAGGTCGCGCAGCACCGACATGGGCATGGGGTTTTGGCCGGGCTGCAAGAGCGCGTCCATCTTGAGCTCCACGACGGCTTCCAGCGGCGAACCAAGGTACTCGAACGAGAACGGGCTGCCGAAGGCCGGGCTCACAGCGCCGTTGGTGTAGTAGGTGGTCAGGGTGATTTCGGCCCCGTCCGCCGGCTGCACGCCCACCACGCCGCTGAAGCCGAATCGGACATAGACCTGCTGGCGGTCGTCGGCTTCGACGTGGAACACGCGCTCGTCGGCCTCGGTATTCACATAGCGATTGCGGTAGGCGTACTCGCCCTGGGCGTCGCTCACGGCGATGGAGCACAGGAAGGCGTCGTCGTCCGCCGCCGGCACAGGCACGGCATAGAACGGCTCGCTGCCGGAAACCGTGTGCGTGATCGTCACGGCGCGAAGCTGGCTGGCCTCGAAGGTAGCCTCGCCGCCCGGTGGGATGGTGATGGGGGTTTCCGCGCGGTACAGCAGGCCGGACGAATCCAGCAGCGTGCGCGCCGATTCCACGGTGAAGTCCTCGGTTCCGCCGTTGATGGCGCGGATGCGCACGCGCGCCGGCGTGCCGCTACGGATGATGCCGCGCATGGCCGCGTCGGCAAGCACGGTCGAATCGCGCACCTTGTCGTAGGGTTCGGCCTGGGCGGTTTCCACTTGGGCGGAAAACATCGCCAGCATGGTCGCCATCGCGTCCAGGTGTTGCAGGGTGCGCGGGTCGCCCGCCTGGTACAGCGGCGCGATGGACTGGTAGTTGCCGATGGTGTCGGCGATTTTCTTCTGGAAGTCTGCCTTGGTGTACATACTCTATGCCCCTGGCACTTGAATTGCCACGCCGGCCACATCCACGAACAGATCAACCCTGTCCGGGGGTGTGCGCACGGCGTAGAGGTTCAGCGAACCGGGGGGAAGAGCCTGAAGCGCCGGGATGTCCTGGCGCATCTTTTCGAGGAAGGCTTCGGGCGCACCGTCAGCCTGCGGCAGTTGCAGCAGGGCCTTGGCGTCCTGGCCGTAGCCGGAGCCCAAATAGCCCTCCACCGGCGTGTTCAGCCAGTGCCGCACCATTTCCTGAATGTCTTTTCCCGTGATCGTCGCCATACCCAAAGTGTGCGGTGCTGGCAACTACAGGAATCACGGTTTTTTCCGGGCCGGGCTCGCTATGCGCTCAATCCGCCCGTGGCGACGTGGGCGATACCCCGGTCGCGCACGTCCTGGCCCACGTCCGGCGACGGCATGGATACCTGGATGGGCTTGCCAGAATCGTTGGACGCCATCGGCACCGTCACCGGCGGGGCCTCGGGCACGGACGGCACGCTGGGCGCCGACGGCACCACCGGCGCGCTGGCGCTTGCCACCACCGGCGCGGCGGGCGCAGCCACCGATGCGATGGACGGGCGCGCGGGCGCAGCGGGTGTCGCCGGAGCGCCATCTGGGCCGGCGAACGCCTTGGCGTAGATGTTGCCGGCGGCCAGGTCGTTCTTGTATTTCAGGGCCGACGTGCCGTTGGCGTCGGATGGGCCGGATTCGCCGCGCGCAGCCTGCGCCGCGCCGCCCTCGCCGGCGATGTGGCGGGCCTTCAGGATCCCGGCGATTTCGTCCTGGCTCATGCCCTCCTTGATGACGCCGCGCGCCAGCAGACGGGCGTAGGACTTGTCGGAGTTGGTCTTGAAGGCGGCGTCCTGGGCATCGGCGCTGCCCAGGTACTTGTCGTAGCTCATGCCGCCGTTCCAGTTGTCGGCGTTCTTCAGGAACTTCGACATGCCGCCGGCCTGGCCCCACTTATATTCGTTACTGAAGCCGTCGGCCTTCATGGCGGCCTGCACCGCCGAGCTGCCGCCCTTGATGAGGCCCGCATCCGCCAGCCAGCCTGCGCCGGCCTGGTAGCGGCCCATGTAACCGGCGGAATTCACCACGTCGAGCTTGCCGCCGGCGCTTTCGGTTGCGGCGGTGGAAGCCACCAGCGCGCGCGTGTGGGCGTCGTCCAGCCCGGCGATGTTGCCCTGCTTGTAGTCGGCTCCGGTTTCCATCGCGCGCCGCGCCGCGATGCGGTCTTTCAGGCCCTGCGGCACCATGCTGGCGGCGAAGTCCTTGGTGCCGCTCCACGCGCTGCCGGCGGCGTTCTTCGTAGCGTTCCATGCGGTACTCGCGCCGGACTGGACAGCATCGGCAGCCTTGCCACCCAGTTCGACGGCACCATCCTTCACCGCGCCTGCCACCTCGGCGATCTTGCGCGCGCCAGCCTCGGCGGCCTTGATGGCTGGGCCGATACCGGGCAGGGACTTCAGCCCTTCGTAGGCCGACGCGAACGCGCCGGACACGGATTCCCAGCCAGCCTTCGCGGTATCGACGAAGCCGCCCCAGGCTTTCTTGATGGTGTCGCCCACGGCGGCGAACGCAGTCATGGTGGCGTCCCAGCCCTTTTGCAAGGAGCCCACCACCGAATCCCAGCCGGACTTCACCCAGTCGAAGGTGCCCAGCGCCGTGACTTTGACCTCGTTCCAGGCGTTGCCGATCATGCTGGGGATGTCGGCGGCGCGCAGGTCATTGACCCAGCCGCCTACGGTGTCCCCGAGAATCTTCCCGGCGTCGTCGCCCAGGAACATGCCCACGGCGCCGCCGATAGCGCCGCCAATGGCCGTGCCGATACCGGGGAAGATTAGCGTGCCCAGCGCCGCGCCGCCAGCCGCACCAGCGGCCATGCCAGCCATCGAGCCGGCGAACCCGCCGACGGCAGCCCCGGTCTTCTTGTCCTTCTCGCGCCGTGACAGGGTGTCATCGGATTCCGACGAATACACGTCCGCTGCTGCGCCCGCGCCGGCCAGCAGTGCCCCCAGAATCGGGACGCGCTTCAGCAGCCCGCCCATCTTGGAGAGCGCGCCGCCCTCCTTCAGCAGGCCGCCGGCCTTGCCCAGAAGACCGGCTTCTTTCGCGGCTCCACTGGCTGCGGCAGCTTCTTTGCCCCCGAAGCCCAGCAGGCGGCCCGCGCCCTTGAGCAAGCCACCGCCTGCACCCAGCAGGCCACCCACAACCGGGATGCGCGTCAGCACGCGGCCAAGGCCGCCGAACAGGCCGCCCAGAAGGCCAGACCCACCCTTCGCGCCGTCGTCCGGTTTTTCCTCGATGTTCTTCAGGCTCTTGTTGGCCGCCTTGTTGAAGGTCGTCTCGTCCTTGCGGAAGCCGGTCAGCGAAGTCCAGATGCGGCGCAACCAGCCTTCCTGCCGCTTCTCGCGGCTGCCGCCGGTCAGCAGTTCGTAGCCGCGCGCCATCGGGCGCGCCACCTCGTTCATGGCCTTTACGGCGGGGTCGGCTTCCTCCATGCCGCTGCCGGATTCCCTGATGGCCCCAGCGATGCGGTCGGCGACGCCGCGCAGCGCGCCGGTTTCTTCTCCGTCTCCGCCACCACCGCCGCCACCATTTCCACCCCCAGAACCGGGCGCACCAGAGCCGCTGCGCCCATCGCCACGCACGAAGCGCCCGCGCCCGTCGCGCGATACCGGCTTGGCGATGGCGCGCTGCGTGGCCTGGCTGGCCGCGCGCACGGCGGCCACCGCCTGCCCGGCAACCTCTACGGCCTGGGCATCGCGGCGGATTGCGCTGGCGCTGGCCCCGCCGGTCTGCGGCGTGGCGGTCTTGCGCAGCAGCGCCGGGATCTGGCTGGAACTGCGGGGAGTGCTCGGGGCGGGCGCCATCGGGCGCGCCACCTCGTTGCCGGTCTTGTCGGCGCGGCCAGGCCGTGCAGGCCCGCCGGATGCGCCGCTGGTCAGCGCGCGCCGGATAGCGCGCACGTCGTCGTGGATGTCGTCCCAGACCTTGAGTGCGCGCCCGATGTCGATGGGGTCGCCGGTCAGGAAGCCTTGTGCGTCGTGCTTGAGCGCCATGCTACGGTCTCATAAAGGTGTCGAGTTGGGAGAAGGACATCTGCACCTCTTCCAGCCCGTCCTCGCGGCGGGACAGGCTCAATGCCATGTTGGCCGGACGGAACATGCCGATGTCCTCATATCCGCCCCGGTTGCTGCCACGGGTGATGAAGGCATGGACTACCTTGATGGTGATGGCGTAGCTGTCCGGCACGCCTACCGTGCCGTCGCGCGGGGCCGCCGCGCCGTGGTGCGCCGCAAACCACCGCTTGAGCGTGCCTTGCTGGTCGTCGATGGTCGTCAGGCGCAGTTCCACCGGCTCCGCGCCCTGCACGGCGTCGATGACGGCACCGCCGACGCGGCGCTTCTCGCCGGCGATGATGAAAGGCTCGTATTCGACCTCGGTTGCGAAAAGGTTGAACCGCTGCGACATATCGCCGTTGAGGCGGCTCGAAACCTCGATCAGCCAGAGGTTCTTCTTCGCCAGTTTCTGGCCGCGCATGTCGTCGTAGATGTTGCGCGCCTCGGTCGGGCTGATGCCGCCGAACAACGGCGTGGGCGAGCCCCAATACATGGTCTGCGAGGCAACGCCGCCCATACCAGGCAGTAGATCGTTCAGCAGGCCGGAATCCAGCAGGCGCATCCCGGCGTCTTCCCAGTTGCCTTGCAGGACATCGCCCAGGGCACCACCGCCCACGTTAATAATGCGCTGGGCCTGAAGTGGCACGTACTTATTGACCAGGTTCATGGCGGCATTCGACGCCATGCTCTGGCCCATGCTGGTTACGGTCTTCGCCAACTTGCCGCCGCCCAGGGCATCGGACGCCGCGCTGCCGGCGCTGCCCAGCACGGAGTTCAGGCCCGACTTGATTGAACCGAACAGGCCGTTACTGGAAAGGCTCTCCGCGATGTTGTTGTAGAGGGACATGGGTTAGCCCCTCATGCCACCGAACCCGCCGCCCATGCCGCCATCGTCCTCGGGCGGTTTAGCATCGACGACGCTGGCGTAGAGCTTGGCCTGGTCTTCGTCAAGCATCATGGTCTTCACGAGGAATTCGGTCATCACCTCCTTGCTCGCGCCCAGCTCCTTCATCATCTGCATGGCCTGGGCCAGCAGCATCCCCGCGTTCATCGAATCAGAGCGCGTGCGCTGCTTCTCGGCTTCCAGGGCCGAAATAGACCCGAAGAAGTTGATCGTCCAGGGGCGCTCCTTGGGGTCGAACACCACGCCGTAGCGGCGCATGGTGTGGATGTCGATGACGTGGTTGAAGAAGTCGGACAGCGCCACGCGGATGATGCGCGCGCGCTCGGCGGCCTGCGCGGACACGCGGAAGAAGCCGCCCTCGCCAAGCCCGCCGGAAAGCTGATCAGCGAAACCCAGCATGGACAAATCGACGCCCAGCGCGCCGGCCAGCATCCGGGCGTGCAGCATCACGTCCTCGATGCTGATGGTCGCAGCGCGGCCAGGTGCGCCGCCGTTCGCCGGCCCCACTGTGGAAAGCTGCTTTTCGTTGAAAACCGGGATGATGTGGCGGATCCGCTCCATGACCGGGCGGCCAGTTTTCACGGCCTGCTCGGCGTAGGCTTTCGACGCCATGAGCATAGCCTTGACCGATTCGACGAACCGCTGTTGCTGATCGAGGTTCATGGATTCCAGATTGACCGCCACCATCTGCTCGTCAATCGAATCCATCCACCTCTGCCCGACCAAGCCCAGCAGGGATGCCGTGAGATTGTCGTAAGGCCCTTCGGCGCTGTAGAGCAGAGAGCCGCCGACCATGCTTGGCATGATGGGCAGGCTGTCGATGTCGTCCTCGGAGATTGCCAGGCGCACCGCCTTTTCGACGACACCGTACTGCGGCACCCACTGGACGCGCGGCATCTTCAAGCGGGCCATCTGCGAAACGTCAAGCCGCTCGAAGCCTCGCTCGCCGGTATAGACGGCGAAACCCACCGTGCGGCTGCCGCGCTCGAATGGCTGCACCATCGGTGGGCGGATGGTTTCGTCCATGTGGATGTCCACCACGCCGCGCGAGTTCGTGTAGAGGCGCGCGTAGGAATCCCCGAATGCGCCGCCGATGTAAGCCGCCTGAAAGGCCGTCTTGTTGAAGAGCGGCGCCAGCTCGGCGGCGATGTCATCGACGATGGCGGAAAGACGCTTGTCCTTCTTCGTCTCGGACTTCTTTTCGACGAAAACGAGGTCGCCATTGGTTTCGTGCCCACCAAGGGCCGAAGTGACCAGCAGCATGAGAGCCGTCGAAATGATGGGGTCGCCCTCCATCATCGACCACTTTTCGTAGATGATTTGCCGCGCCCGCGCCCCCTTGCTGCCGGAACCCAGAAGCGATGCAATGGTGGTCGTTCCGGCCCCGTACATGAAGGCATCGGAAGCCGTGATTTGCTGCGCCGGCGCGATGTGCGACGATGCCCACCGCTTGCGGGACAGGCCAAGCCGGGCCAGGAAGCCGGGCTTGGGCGGAACGGGGGTGTTGGAAATATCGGCCATACGGCAAGGGTAGGATGCCCCGCCGTGCCACTATCGGCCCGTTTTCCGCCTCACGATAAAGGACGCGCAATGGCGGGCAACCGCCGCGCCATGAGAAGGGTTACTGCGTCGGAAACTCCATGTCCTTGTCGAACAGGGTGTAGAAGTCCGGGCTGTTGGCGTCGAGCAGGAATTGGTTGCTGTAGATGATGTTCGACGCCAGGTAGGCCGTGCGGAACTCGTCGGCCATGATGAGGGTTTCCTCGCCGCTTTCGCCCTGGTAGGCCCGCTTGATGAGCGGGTCGCTCTGGTCGCCCAGCTCGAACCCGCCCGCCTTCAGCTCGTCCTTCAGCGCCCACCAGTACGGGCCATAGTCACGGTAGCGGCGCGGGTCTTTCTGCAACCGCTCCGCCACCACGCTCAGCCCGAAGCCCAGAAGGTTCGAGAAACCCCGGTTCGCGCGCAGTCCAGCCGCGCGCTCCGTCACCAGAGCCTTGATGGTGTCCTTGTCGAACTTGTATTCGGTGTAGGCCATGATGTTTCCCTTCAGATTTCACGGGTGGCGGGGGCGAGCTCCAATTGCTCCTGCGCCTTCGGGTAGGTCTTGATGAGGTATTCCCACGTCGAAC belongs to Pandoraea norimbergensis and includes:
- the avd gene encoding diversity-generating retroelement protein Avd is translated as MKNDAYLKLITKLEELDAYTHTVLHQFPKLERHLLCAEMRAAMNKVCRLAVVAWKRRQKASSLFDLDVEIEVFRHFIRKAHRLEYINTHRLEVWMKHTNEIGRMVGAWIKHEGAAMS